The nucleotide sequence AGTCCAGTTTATTTACATCCTTGTACAGTTGTATTGTAATGTTCTCattcacccgatacacacagagaacacatcAGTTATTACTGTCAGTCTTAAAGTTTGTACCAAAGTACAAACTGGATcatgctataaatcggtagcatgtgctattagtattacagtaagaactgagtatgtgtaattccaacaaatccagttgtttgggatttgttggaattacaaatatcttTAGTTCTTACcttaatcctaatagcacatgctaccgatttatcatatttatcagcacaatccagtttttactgtgcttcaaagttttaagatttacagttcTGACTGTAATCTCTGCGTGAATCGGCTGTGTACTCATATAATTGAACATCGCTACAGCGTAAAAGAAATCCTGttacaaatgtttgattttgtgaCACAGCAACACATCTCAAAATTATTGCTAACAAGTGGAAGATTTATGACCAAAATAACTTAAAAGAAATACAAGAGACATTTTGAACACAATTTATTAAGCGAACTGGGTTATCGTGagtaaataagaaaataaaaaaaagaatgtaGCCCCAAAAACCGATGGCAACAATTAAGTATACTTGCCAACTATGTGTGTGCCCTTCTGGAGATCAAGATGGTATGTAAGCCACCCAATTAAAGAAATCAGAGTATATCATTTATAACTCAAATCTAATAGTGAACGAACTGTGTACATATACTTTAAGATCGTCAAGCAAATATCCAAGTCAATTGTTAATAGAGTTTTGCTTAGTTACAAAGCTTCATGAGCGTTCTAACTAACTTGTTCCATATGTAGATTAACCATCAACATTGATTTAGATTATATTAACTGATTTCTTGTATAAATCTCGTCAAGGTTCTAATGCAAATATAGTATCATCTGCAAGATATTACTTTGGATTGCTGGAACCCAACAGAATATAAATAAAGTCTTCAATCACCTTTAAGATTTTCCGAAATGTCAATACAGGATAAAGAGACACTTTAAACAAGCGATGGCAGCAGACATCGAAATAACCTTTGAAACTGTTTTGTTAGAGCTGTTTGTTAAGTTATTGCAGAAGAATGCCTACGTGTACTTGTGAGCAAACGATGGCAGCAGACATCGAAAGAACCTTTGAAAGAAACACTGTTTGTTAGAGCTGTTTGTTAAGCTATTGCAGGAGAATGCCTACGTGTACTTGTGAGCAAACGATGGCTGCAGACATCGGAATAACCTTTGAAAGTAACACTGTTTTGTGAGAGCTGTTTGTTAAGTTATTGCAGGAGAATGCCTACGTGTACTTGTGAGCAAACGATGGCAGCAGACATCGAAAGAACCTTTGAAAGAAACACTGTTTTGTTAGAGCTGTTTGTTAAGTTATTGCAGGAGAATGCCTACGTGTACTTGTGAGCAAACGATGGCAGCAGACATCGAAAGAACCTTTGAAAGAAACACTGTTTTGTTAGAGCTGTTTGTTAAGTTATTGCAGAAGAATGCCTACGTGTACTTGTGAGCTAACGATGGCAGCAGACATCGGAATAACCTTTGAAAGAAACACTGTTTTGTTAGAGCTGTTTGTTAAGTTATTGCAGGAGAATGCCTACGTGTACTTGTGAGCAAACGATGGCAGCAGACATCGAAAGAACCTTTGAAAGAAACACTGTTTTGTTAGAGCTGTTTGTTAAGTTATTGCAGAAGAATGCCTACGTGTACTTGTGAGCAAACGATGGCAGCAGACATCGAAAGAACCTTTGAAAGAAACACTGTTTTGTTAGAGCTGTTTGTTAAGTTATTGCAGAAGAATGCCTACGTGTACTTGTGAGCAAACGATGGCAGCAGACATCGAAAGAACCTTTGAAAGAAACACTGTTTTGTTAGAgctttttgttgtaaattgcatacagagaaatgacagacattctttgcataccGAGCTTAACTCTTTACTTCGAGAAactacactgaaaacttaaattggttcaccgactaacataacgttagtccatctggtgcctctcccgactaacatagccttagtcagttgctataccgactaatttattccttagtcagttggatttcttagtgggtcatcttagtccgtcaacttagtcgatcaacaatttcttagtcagtaaatgtatattagtcagttacattagttggtgacattagtcggtctttaccgactaatttatatgagccaccgactagtttatagcaggttttacattagtcaggatggtgcctctcccgactaacctttcttagtcggtatcgactgactagttgcactgactagaatcactgaaagaattaaacccgactagtttcactgactagcatcactgaaagaaaagagagcagaagaaacacaaataatgtgtacgttggcagtatttatttctgataaaacttctgatgtctacaaaggctgactttcgacagatagggAAGAAAtcattgtaaacaaaaatctgaaaatgtgattttattccaacaaagttaagacaagttaatggatcaaacatgaatcgcaaaagtatagcactgcacaataatgcaaagttgaatcttgggcaagggttcctcatgactttcgttttaaagtggtaccccaaatcgacaccagttaagtcttcacgaacaaagagtgtttctcctaactacaaatggcctcccacttgtcttcaggaagccaaaatctgcaccattattgacctgtgaacagaaaatatgatatacgtgtaagcacagatacagatatagcacatgataactcacattatcataaacatacatttacattaaaaatttataacatattgggaagtatacatttaaatctaggtccctcaaattataagccaggaatagcagctttaccaaataattattagctttgcacagcataacaccaagttatttttcaaagcttaataattatgttaataatgatcccaatagaccgggagcccagagggtttggttagctgggaaggtaaccaattgccttgtacatcacaatgttcacagtgcattcctgtatatgaaacctgacgactggcaaaccgactgtggtgggtgtggctgggagagcaattttaaagtcacctgatagctaacctagatcagttttcatggtaaccacatcaaagtaagaacaatgtgtcaggtatggccccaagagcaacaaatggccattgccagtaattattggtggtggggtacccctgccagtgatcaacaattgacccctcacggctgacctaggtcagctcatgaggtaaccacttgaaacctactggaaaatgttggttaggacttcagatacaagggatgggcattgccagtaatttttattggtggggtacccctgccagtagacccccaatatgcccatcccccattgacctagatgagctcatgatgtaaccagttgaaaactactggaaaatggtatcacttcatatgtaagggatgggcatttccagtattttatattagtggggtacccctgccagtagacccccaaaatgcccccccccccctcattgatctaggtcagctcatgatttaaccagttgaaaactactggaaaatgattgacaggattctatatgtaagggatgggcagactctggcagtggtggcccaccaatataaaatactggaaatgcccatccttacatatgaagtgatacctatcattttcctgtaggtttcaactggtcaaatcatgagctcacctaggtcaatgaggggatgggcatattgggggtctactggcaggggtaccccaccaataaaaattactggcaatgcccatcccttgtatctgaagtcctaaccaacattttccagtaggtttcaagtggttacctcatgagatgacctaggtcagccgtgaggggtcaattgttgatcactggcaggggtaccccaccaccaataattactggcgagggccatttgttgctcttggggccatacctgacacattgttcttactttgatgtggttaccatgaaaactgatctaggttagctgttaggtgactttaaaattgctctcccagccacatccaccacagtcggtttgccagtcgtcaggtttcatatacaggaatgcattgtgaacattgtgatgtaccaggcaattggttaccttcccagctaaccaaaccctctggactcccgctctacagatcagtgaaaatttgaccaaacttatgaagcttgcaggtaaatgatatactagactgttttttttttaaaaacaggttatgaaaagtatctttaatatcattaaacagttgggtacaatagttaaactcactcttccatcttttttctctatggtacttgttcctttgctatttggactcttggataaactcttttgttctgcgaagggtaccaatatatcatcttaaaacatgtctttaagccatatataacacagttctcctcttctgttgttgcctccacactggtgtcgtacatcacaggaaacctcacccttgacttagatatttggcttttcaattcctgctggaaaaaagaaacagcaaagtattcatcatttgaaaaaataaataaataaagttgtcaccacaaagttatgtgagatttgcttccactatagtctcaaaaaacaatcccaaagtttgaagcagactgtataaagctgaaaatttgaacgagagtgtcatcaccattgcaaccagaatcaaatgcccagaatacagtgataataaaacatgggctaaatctttgtttgtttttatgatctttaaaaatataaaattttagaaacagaaatgcactgagccaacttatttataggcctaatcatttttagttgttattttgcttgctcacataacaagcctgtttagacctaggctagaggagaatcaatactttgttacactaagtttgtctttcggtcgttttgatttagtcttactagtagtactaaagtatataatggaccggcgaagactagagaatacccagagttttagcaactgcgttaaactgtatcatctgatctattatttacgtcaatgagtttcattcaatctaggatccaaaagagaaaactaattaatcttaacctttaaactttgctactaaacagatatgcttgaattacaaataaatgtcaaaaaacatcataatctacgaatagatgcatatacatatacataaacagaataatttgaattcgcgcaagtgaaccctgcactacattggacagaaaaaaaacgtgcaattatagaccaaactaaacatactgaattttccgttacttctacataaaatatcaatacaaatacaacaacttactcttttggcagtatactaaaagcacatgttataataacttcagactatcaagctttcctgagaaaaaatggttaatacttcttacagtaaacaagtcgaccgtgaaggaatgtcgcaattgtttcctgagcgtgaccggaaattaaatactaaaaaatgataaatgaaaaggttaaatagaactgaagcgtgcatcctgactgctcgcaacatataataccgttgactagccaacataatttgttcagcctactgtgactgtacgtttgaaggtctagccttgcttattcaatatcacaaagcctacccatttagattcacatgggatattacaggaaatctttaccaaatgagtgtagacttcaaataaactattgagacttatagttccagcatttgtttgggaataaattagaagattatgtgccactgttcagtctagcccaatacacacataatacatttttaattggtgtttagaatgcacactttagtgttgagaatgcactgcagtacccagtagaagcctataggctactcactgtcattgcacttgtgtattgcgaaacgccagcgtgacaacggtagcgttacagtacactaaccataatacatgagtactagtgccagtggcctaacaattaactttaattttaccttcaagttaaaggaataacaggtaggccgatgatggcagttaatacctccattcttctaaagaccttcttgggtgatttacggttgaaagttgcttagagtgatcgtatgaaactatgccaagtccagcaagctgccgttgcctctcggtttccaaattgaagtgaatcgaattgggttaaaatacattagtccgtcgacaccgactaagctacgattatggcgtaaatcgggtgtccgtatcgttcttagtccatgggttaaaataccttagtccgtcgccaccgactaagctgcgattatattttccttagtcagtgtaaactgactaagaagcagcgatgaaacgaagatttttgctagttcgtgtgcattgactaacgttacaaactaatttaacgttagtccgtggcaatattgactagtttattttttcagtgtactaggtataatttgagaaacaaagcaataacacccAAAAAACAGATTCAATGTGTTTAAAAATGGTTTTAATTTTCGTGctgctatttatttacaaaatggtaatctgGATTATTTATTGTAGATAACTGCACTtgtattttgaatatatatatatatatatacttgggttttttatatatatatatatatatatgtatgtatatatatatatatatatatatatatatatatttatatatatttatataaatatatgtatgtttatttatatatatattatgtatgtatgtgtaaaAACACTGCTTCAACTAGTGAGTGGAAGCCACCACAAACCCCCTTTATGTATGTATGGTTCTAGTGGGTGGATTCCATCACATACCCTCTTTACATATGTTGGTTCTAGTGAGTGGAAGCCACCACATACTCTCTTTATATAGGAATGGTTCTAGTGGGTAGACGCAACAACATACCTtctttatatatgtatggttCTAGTGGGTGGATACCACAACATACCCTCTTTATGTATGTATGGTTTTAGCTGTTGGATGCCATCAGAGACCCTCTCTAGATATGTATGGTTCTAGTGGGTAGATGTCACCACAGACCATCTTTTGATATGTATGTGTGAATACACGGCTAAACCTAGAGTGAGTAGATGCCACCACAGACCCtctttatatatgtatggttCTAGTGAGTGGATGACACCACAGACCCtctttatatatgtatggttCTAGTGAGTGGATGCCACCATAGACCTtctttatatatgtatggttCTAGTTGTTGGATGCCACCACAGACCCTCTTTGTATTTGGTTCTAGTGAGTGGATGCCACCATAGACCTtctttatatatgtatggttTTAGTGGGTAGATGTCACCACAGACCCtctttatatatgtatggttCTAGTTGGTGGATGCCACCATCGACCCtctttatatatgtatggttTTAGTGGGTGGATGCCACCACAGACCCTctttatacatgtatgtgtgaaTACACGGCTAAAACATAAAACCAGCTAAAGTAAAACATTCATGTTTAGTCTGAATCGTTTGTTATAATCaaatgtgacgtcattaaaTTGTGCAGCCATTTGGAGTTCACTGGCACTTATTTGTTTAAGACCCATTATTACATCCAACATTAATACCTTACAGTTTTAAATATCGCATTTAGTTTGTTGTTACAATATAGTACACTCCTTGTGAGTTAATGCTGGTATTTATATAAGACAAATGACTTTGGTAACTTATAACacaatttttaatgaaattaaatgtaacttttaaaagtttttatatattttaaggtggtaaaatattaatttgtgaTATGTTACTTAACCAATACAACAATAATGTAAACTAAACATTCGTTGATTGACGGAGAAACTATGCGTTTAATTTTATCCAAATTATCAACCTGATTTAAACTACTTCTCTTGCTGTTGTAGTGCTTTGCTCTGTTTCTCTTTTCTATCAATTATAACTCGACTACTGCTGACTTCATCAATATTATCTTTACATAAGATGCTTAAAGATAAATATAATGGGAATCCTAACATATGTTCTGGAAGTTGATAAGTTGACGACGTAACCTCTGTTTGATATTGCACGGTTCAAGTATTGTTCTGTTGATCAGAGTTATCGCCTGCAGTAATGGTCATTGTTTCCTACTGAAtgaaccagttccaaaaggtaAGAGGAAATATCTTTCTCAGTTAATCGGTACATATGATGATAATTCTCTCGATATTTAGCAATTTTCATGTCTAAACAATCATTAATGTTCTTAGAAAGGGTAGAGTACGTGAAATGTTAAAACAATACTGATGACTCACCTTACTCATAATTGTCAGCAATCTGTCACCAAACTAAATGTTGTCTTATTGATCTTGATGTGTTACATTCTATTTATTTAGAGTATCCGTAGTTCGATCAGATATTTATAAGTGTATCAGATCTTTCAGAGGAATCTATAGATGTAGAGCCATATGGCAATACGGCTGTAAAGTTTGACTATAGTATGTTATAATGCGAAACAGTAGCCAACTTCTAAGTGAGATTTCAAGTAATGGCATACATACCTAACCGATCCTCCGTCAGGATTTGCACTCAGGGTTCCCACTCTATGTGCGTACATCTGCAGGGCTAGGGATATAGAATGTTGAATCTAGAGCTTTGATCTGAACCAGTAAAGGTAGAGGCAGGGTGTCTCGGTATTTTGTAGGCAACGCCACCTGGTTATAGCGTACTATCATTGCGTCTAATGATCAATGTctataaatatacaaatgtaACAAACTTTAACTTTCAATGCTTTTGCACAATATCGAAAGTTACATACACATTCAATTTGTTTGACATGTTTTGAGATTTGCGAGATGCAATTTTTAAGAACTATTTTCACAGTTTTTTTTACCAGTATGTATAATATAATAACAGTCAGAAATTTGCGGTTCTTTATCTTTTCTTGACAGAAATTTCGACAATGAGattgttactttttattttcGTCGCATTCCTGACAAAAGGACTTGCCATCGATGCACCTCTTTTAAAGATGAAGGATAACATTCCAGGACAGTATATTGTCAAAATTAAGGTATCGTTTAGATTTAACATATATCACTTCTTCCTGTTGTCATATATTGATTACATTTATGACAAGCTACATTGACCACGCTCCTAAGGTAAGTTGCTAAGTTTACGACAAGAAATCAACAGGATTCAGAATGAAAGTTCCTCGTGATCCTCGTAATCTTCAATAAGTAGTCGAGTATCCATGACAACAGATTATCTGCATTTACATCTTTACCACTCACCCTTACAGAATGACTTCGAGGTAGATGACGTCATTCTTTCTCTGAAAAACTCACTTCTTGAGTTTCTGGGAGGACGGATTGGTTCTAGATTTCACGCACTGAACGGATTCAGTGCAACTCTGTCTGAGAGGGCGCTGGCTTTGGTAAGTACTCTATCGAATACTGATAATAtggcatattttttttcccatACGATTCCACCAAACGTTTGTGACAAACTGTATGAATCTCGTAGTAATTTTATCTTCGTTTCTGTAATTCATTGACGAATTTAGGTGAATGGTCATTACacggtattattattattctgatatgaaCACTTAATGGTCAGTTATTACTGTTTTATGTAAAATTGAAGGAAACAAAGCATATAAGAAAACAGTTTCATAGAGAGAAGCAAGTGTGGGACATGGGTTTCTCTTATGATATCTTTAGAGCTTAATGCGACTTATGCTCTCTTATGCTCAATGTCTTCTTCATCCAGTTTTTCATTTAGTAGAATCTTACAAACACCCTCCTTCTCTTTAATCTCTGTTGTTATCGAGTTTAGACTGACACTCTCTTTTCAAAATTACAAAGTATGGTATGAAAAGTTATCAGTAGCACCTGGACAGAAATATATACACGGGTATGTGATGCCCGTGGTCAGCTACGTACGCTGTGGGCTAAAATGAAAGATTCAAAGTAAAACTGATATTTTCTGGTATTTTAATATTCCCCCgtgaaatgttatattttatcagCGGGAGAATTAATTTTGCACAAAATAATACGTTCAATGGTTTCCCTTGCTGAGTCAATTGTGGAAATGACCACCCTGCATGTGTTTATCATTGCAGGTTCGACGCTCTAGACAAGTTGCTTATGTTGAAGAAGATGCACTGGTTCGAATTGACGAGGTTGGATCCTGGGGCATAGACAGAATTGACAGCCCTGATCTACCAATGGACGATGAATATTTACCACAGTGTAAGTATGACTAATCGTGCCACTGTAACTATATCTCAGACATTGATGTGAAGTTTTCACGAATATTTTGTGTATTCAGAGGTATGCAGCCTCCCGCATATCTTATATAAGGCACTATTACGATCATAGCTATTATGATCATAAAttgacatatatgtatgtattgcaTTACTCGTGCCTAAAAATGATACTCAACATCACGTGTTCATGCTGGGTAAATTCCCTGCTTCACTACCTTCTTGGAAACTTTCAGACAAAGGGACTTCTCTATTTTTCAGTTCAGGATTCcttaagtttatatatatatatatatatatatatatatatatatatatatatatatatatatatatatatatatatatatttatatatatatatatatatatatatatatatatatatatatatatatatatatatatatatatatatatatatatatatatatatattcatatatatatgttttttttctcctaaTCGTTACAAAACGATATGTTTGTGGTATATTAAATACGTCTTTAAGATTATAGCTAATCACAGACTCGCACTGTACTTTTGTTGCAGTTGATGGGACGGGTgtcaatatatacattattgaTACTGGTGTTAATCCAACACACAATGACGTCATAGGAAGAGCAGAGGTCTTTTATGATGCTGAGCCAATCAGGAGTAATGTGAGGAtaatttaaatatcatttattaCACTCATTTTATGCCAAGTGCAGTTGATTATGTTAGGTCTGTGACTAGATTTTCTTTGATGGAAGGTTCTTTCACAATATCAGAGTTTAACACAGGAAGGCAGTTATCCATATATCTTGCAAACAAAATTGTTATAATATAGTCCTAGCTAAGCAAAGAGATTAATATTGCTGATAAAGTCCATTGACCCAATTATGGGTCAATTTTGGCGATCATTACGAAATATCTTCTTCGTCTATTCATTTAACAATTTATAGTTGAATTGTCACATACTGACAAATCACACAACACTGGAAGGAACATTTCCAATGCAAAGAAGACTTCGAACGTATGAAACTGTCTTGATATCAGAATCTGAATGTATTGAGTTTCACTTATACAACGGATCACACTTTAATTCGACCCAACCGGAATGCGAATAGGAAGATGATATGAGAGATTAGGTcttcaaatattaaaacttgTTGGAAAATAATCAACAATAAAGGAAGAAAGTCAAAccatatcaatttgttttttgtttttttctaggATGGAATCGATTGTCATGGTCATGGCTCTCACTGTTCGGGTACTGCAGGGGGCACAGTGTACGGCGTTGCTAAGAATGCTAATATCTTTGGTGTACGTGTAGTTAATTGCATTGGCTTTGGGTCTACCGCTACTATTATAGAAGGTTAGTAACTGGGTTTCAATTGCAGTATCAACATATTCTTCTGTTCCCAATGATCGCTTGGTATTCATTCTGCATCTTTAAATGGTGTTAACAACTTGACATATTGCAACGATACTGCAACAGCATGAAGGGGGAATTCTAGTGCattttaaactttataaagttCTTATTCTACAATGTAAAGGATAGTTTACCATGAATTTAAATGAACTGTTTGCTTTCAACCAAGTGGGGCTGTTTTGCCAGATAAAGTAACACAAGTAGAATATGTGATAAAGTATACTGCTTACGACGAGGCCACGCTCTTCATAAGTGCTCATATTTTGCTTACATTGATATTTGGAACAAATTTACCTTTAAAACGCATGGTTCCCTTCAGGTCTAAGCTTAGAAGTTACTGATGAGCATCATAGGCAAACTGTAGCCAAGTTGCCAGGTATATATG is from Apostichopus japonicus isolate 1M-3 chromosome 16, ASM3797524v1, whole genome shotgun sequence and encodes:
- the LOC139983470 gene encoding aqualysin-1-like, giving the protein MRLLLFIFVAFLTKGLAIDAPLLKMKDNIPGQYIVKIKNDFEVDDVILSLKNSLLEFLGGRIGSRFHALNGFSATLSERALALVRRSRQVAYVEEDALVRIDEVGSWGIDRIDSPDLPMDDEYLPQFDGTGVNIYIIDTGVNPTHNDVIGRAEVFYDAEPIRSNDGIDCHGHGSHCSGTAGGTVYGVAKNANIFGVRVVNCIGFGSTATIIEGMDMVALYASKPAVASMSLGLAVSQATNDAIDSMFYNGVVVSVSAGNDNSDACGQSPASAQNALTVGASDRNDIRASFSNYGPCVDIFAPGVAITSIWMGDPDSTNTISGTSMSCPHVAGAAALVLGENPEFSPAEVTAALLNTAANDKVADIKDTPYNKLLQVKSL